One stretch of Flavobacteriales bacterium DNA includes these proteins:
- a CDS encoding membrane or secreted protein, protein MAAVLAAILLLGLGFAGIAIKLILKKDGKFAGTCASNSPFLNEEGKACSLCGAMPDEQCQKPDTTA, encoded by the coding sequence ATGGCAGCCGTTTTAGCAGCAATACTATTACTCGGACTTGGATTCGCAGGAATCGCCATCAAGCTCATCTTAAAGAAAGACGGAAAGTTTGCGGGTACTTGTGCCAGCAACAGTCCATTCTTGAATGAGGAAGGCAAGGCCTGTTCATTGTGCGGTGCGATGCCAGATGAGCAGTGCCAGAAACCTGACACGACCGCTTAG